A portion of the Corynebacterium heidelbergense genome contains these proteins:
- a CDS encoding esterase/lipase family protein — translation MPQNPSDATDSTQSGEQVGTNLGFLPAFLVSLAKPTLKPKGVNDFSPVAEGQVPVVLIHGTWLNAFNTWSYLAPQLEHAGYRVFAFNYGRDTYSLTGKPKAVYGTASILESQKEVAAFIDEVLERTGARQVDLIGHSQGVAQARLYLTDSGGANPEHPEQNKVRKLVGISGCNHGTTLSGVASFGKFLDRTGILDDPIRRVLGSSALDQRLGSDTVAHLNRHGDTVPGVDYTMICSRYDQIVTPWRTQRLEAGPGATVRNLLVQTGNVKDFSDHMAVLYSPKVLDLVLEALEGEESYRSGHPHVTGTVLPFLGSLPKVPWRQVLRRK, via the coding sequence ATGCCCCAGAACCCATCCGATGCAACCGACTCCACGCAGTCCGGCGAACAGGTCGGAACCAACCTCGGTTTCCTGCCCGCTTTTCTCGTCTCCCTGGCCAAGCCCACCCTCAAGCCCAAGGGAGTAAACGACTTCTCGCCTGTTGCCGAGGGGCAGGTACCCGTCGTGCTCATCCACGGCACCTGGCTCAACGCCTTCAACACGTGGTCCTACCTGGCCCCCCAACTCGAGCATGCGGGCTACCGTGTTTTCGCCTTCAACTACGGCCGGGATACCTACTCGCTAACGGGTAAGCCCAAGGCGGTGTACGGCACCGCGAGCATCCTAGAGAGCCAGAAGGAGGTGGCCGCCTTCATCGACGAGGTACTTGAGCGCACCGGCGCTCGGCAGGTGGATCTAATTGGCCACTCCCAGGGTGTTGCCCAGGCTCGCCTTTACCTCACGGATTCCGGGGGCGCGAACCCGGAGCACCCAGAGCAGAACAAGGTTCGCAAGCTGGTGGGCATCAGTGGCTGCAACCACGGCACCACCCTGTCTGGCGTTGCCTCTTTCGGAAAGTTCCTGGATCGCACCGGCATCCTGGACGATCCCATCCGCCGCGTACTGGGGTCTTCGGCGCTGGATCAGCGGCTTGGCTCGGACACGGTGGCCCACCTCAACCGCCACGGCGATACCGTTCCGGGCGTGGACTACACAATGATCTGCTCCCGCTACGACCAGATCGTCACCCCCTGGCGCACTCAACGCCTAGAGGCGGGGCCCGGCGCTACGGTCCGCAACCTGCTGGTGCAGACCGGCAACGTGAAGGATTTCTCCGACCACATGGCCGTGCTGTACTCGCCGAAAGTGCTGGACCTCGTTCTCGAGGCCCTGGAAGGGGAGGAAAGCTACCGGTCGGGCCACCCCCACGTCACCGGCACGGTTTTGCCTTTCCTCGGGTCTCTGCCCAAGGTTCCGTGGCGGCAAGTGCTGCGCCGCAAGTAG
- the rplA gene encoding 50S ribosomal protein L1 codes for MSKTSKAYRAALEKIDKNRTYRPLDAIKLVKEIAPTSYDPTIDVAIRLGVDPRKADQLVRGTVSLPNGTGKTVRVVVFAEGPNATAAEEAGADVVGTSELIERIQGGWTDFDAAIATPDQMAKVGRVARVLGPRGLMPNPKTGTVTTDVAKAVREIKGGKISFRVDKASNLHAIIGKASFTEEQLAGNYGALIDELLRIKPSAAKGKYLKRVTFSATNSPSVHVDETVVKDFTVEA; via the coding sequence ATGAGCAAGACGTCCAAGGCCTACCGCGCCGCCCTGGAAAAGATCGACAAGAACCGCACCTACCGTCCGCTGGACGCCATCAAGCTGGTGAAGGAAATCGCCCCCACCAGCTACGACCCGACCATCGACGTGGCCATCCGCCTCGGCGTGGATCCCCGCAAGGCGGACCAGCTCGTCCGCGGCACCGTCTCCCTGCCCAACGGCACGGGTAAGACCGTGCGGGTCGTCGTGTTCGCGGAGGGGCCGAACGCCACCGCCGCCGAGGAGGCAGGCGCAGACGTGGTGGGCACCTCCGAGCTCATCGAGCGCATCCAGGGCGGCTGGACGGACTTTGATGCCGCCATCGCCACCCCCGACCAGATGGCCAAGGTTGGCCGGGTCGCCCGAGTCCTGGGCCCGCGCGGCCTCATGCCGAACCCCAAGACGGGCACCGTGACCACCGACGTGGCCAAGGCTGTCCGCGAGATCAAGGGCGGCAAGATCTCCTTCCGCGTGGACAAGGCCTCCAACCTGCACGCCATTATCGGCAAGGCCTCCTTCACCGAGGAACAGCTCGCCGGGAACTACGGTGCGCTCATCGACGAGCTGCTGCGTATCAAGCCCTCGGCCGCGAAGGGCAAGTACCTCAAGCGCGTGACCTTCTCCGCCACCAACAGCCCGTCTGTTCACGTGGACGAGACCGTGGTGAAGGACTTCACCGTCGAGGCGTAA
- the rplK gene encoding 50S ribosomal protein L11: MAPKKKKKVSGLIKLQIPAGQATPAPPVGPALGAHGVNIMEFTKAYNAATESQRGNIVPVEITVYEDRTFTFKLKTPPAAKLLLKAAGLQKGSGVPHTDKVGSVTWEQCKEIAATKKEDMNANDVEMGARSIAGTARSMGITVEGMPA, translated from the coding sequence ATGGCACCGAAGAAGAAAAAGAAGGTCTCCGGCCTCATTAAGCTGCAGATCCCCGCTGGTCAGGCCACCCCGGCACCGCCGGTCGGCCCGGCCCTGGGTGCCCACGGCGTGAACATCATGGAGTTCACCAAGGCCTACAACGCCGCTACCGAGTCCCAGCGCGGCAACATCGTGCCGGTGGAGATTACGGTCTACGAGGACCGCACCTTCACCTTCAAGCTGAAGACTCCCCCCGCAGCCAAGCTCCTGCTCAAGGCAGCCGGCCTGCAAAAGGGCTCCGGCGTGCCGCACACCGATAAGGTCGGCTCCGTGACCTGGGAGCAGTGCAAGGAAATCGCTGCGACCAAGAAGGAAGACATGAACGCCAACGACGTGGAAATGGGTGCCCGGTCTATCGCCGGTACCGCTCGTTCCATGGGCATCACCGTGGAGGGAATGCCCGCCTAG
- the nusG gene encoding transcription termination/antitermination protein NusG, which yields MSEDNHAAETQIEAAQTTETQPEQLTAETLAAAAQEDVQREVAEKRADVTAAQQLGDHDGHEGDPATADGGASLTADTSQSAADSSSGAAASADSGAAELGADPAAAQQDLEDAAMQAYKTRLREFMRALKKLPGDWYIIQCYSGYENKVKTNLEMRAQTLGVDELIHEVVVPIEEVTELRDGKRKQVKRKLLPGYVLVRMSLEDASWSVVRDTPGVTSFVGNEGKPTPVKVREVAKFLLPPETATAAAKPEGEDGEVAGAVDVSSTGIATPPKPAGDEVVVDYEVGESVTILSGPFASVSATISEIDTSTNRLKAMVSIFGRETPVELEFDQVEKLN from the coding sequence ATGTCCGAAGACAACCACGCCGCAGAAACCCAGATAGAAGCAGCTCAAACCACCGAAACCCAGCCGGAGCAGCTCACCGCTGAAACCCTTGCCGCCGCCGCCCAGGAGGACGTGCAGCGGGAAGTGGCGGAAAAGCGGGCGGATGTCACCGCCGCCCAGCAGTTGGGTGATCACGATGGCCACGAGGGGGACCCCGCTACGGCCGACGGCGGCGCTTCCCTAACGGCCGATACCTCTCAATCTGCCGCGGACTCCTCCTCCGGTGCCGCGGCGTCCGCCGACTCCGGTGCGGCTGAACTTGGAGCCGACCCCGCAGCAGCCCAGCAGGATTTGGAAGATGCCGCGATGCAGGCCTACAAGACCCGCCTCCGCGAATTCATGCGCGCGCTGAAGAAGCTCCCCGGCGATTGGTACATCATCCAGTGCTACTCCGGTTACGAGAACAAAGTGAAGACCAACCTGGAGATGCGTGCGCAGACCCTCGGGGTAGACGAGCTGATCCATGAGGTCGTCGTGCCCATCGAGGAAGTCACGGAGCTGCGGGATGGCAAGCGCAAGCAGGTGAAGCGGAAGCTGCTGCCCGGCTACGTCCTGGTGCGCATGTCCCTGGAGGATGCCTCCTGGTCCGTGGTGCGGGATACCCCGGGCGTGACCAGCTTCGTCGGCAACGAGGGCAAGCCCACCCCGGTGAAGGTTCGCGAGGTCGCTAAGTTCCTCCTGCCCCCGGAGACCGCCACCGCAGCGGCCAAGCCGGAGGGCGAGGACGGGGAGGTTGCCGGGGCGGTGGACGTGTCCTCCACCGGCATCGCCACCCCGCCGAAGCCCGCAGGCGACGAGGTTGTTGTCGATTACGAGGTCGGCGAGTCCGTGACGATCTTGTCCGGCCCCTTCGCTTCTGTGTCGGCCACGATCTCCGAGATCGACACATCCACCAACCGGCTGAAGGCCATGGTCTCCATCTTCGGCCGCGAGACCCCGGTGGAGCTGGAATTTGATCAGGTAGAGAAGCTGAACTAG
- the secE gene encoding preprotein translocase subunit SecE, giving the protein MSDESKKTPSRRGATRTASLRPEGKRQVAGVSEGAPSTAKVPARTARKSPDVVKTRRNPFAAIVDYVKGVFREMSKVIWPTGREMVTYTIVVLVFLALMTALVAGVDYVANLALKFIFDV; this is encoded by the coding sequence GTGAGCGACGAGAGCAAGAAGACCCCGTCTCGCCGGGGTGCTACTCGAACCGCCAGCTTGCGCCCAGAGGGGAAGCGGCAGGTCGCGGGGGTTTCCGAAGGTGCTCCCTCCACGGCCAAAGTGCCTGCACGCACTGCCCGCAAGTCCCCGGACGTCGTCAAGACCCGTCGCAACCCCTTTGCGGCGATCGTGGACTACGTCAAGGGCGTGTTCCGCGAAATGTCCAAGGTCATCTGGCCTACGGGTCGGGAGATGGTGACCTACACCATCGTGGTCCTTGTCTTCCTGGCCCTCATGACGGCCCTCGTGGCGGGCGTGGATTACGTGGCAAACCTCGCCCTCAAGTTCATTTTCGACGTTTAA
- a CDS encoding polyprenyl synthetase family protein: MVTREAGGAANPPVAPDLGDAHLNATISAGLARAEERLTAVLVQGEDFLTDKISHLARAGGKRFRVVFALIAAQFGPRAESAEVVDAAVVVELTHLATLYHDDVMDEADRRRGAKSANARWNNSIAILAGDYLFAVASDMMADLGVETVRHSARTFRELVTGQMRETVGAAPGVDPVDHYMEVIQEKTGVLIASAGYLGSKHAGATEEESRALQQFGRYLGQVFQIVDDIIDVWSPSEESGKTPGTDLREGVFTLPVLYALQEDSPGGARLREILTGPVSDDALVAEALELIRASAGRERAEHTVERYRQLGEEQLAKLPAGPAADGLRHLMDFALRRLG; encoded by the coding sequence ATGGTTACACGCGAGGCAGGCGGCGCTGCGAATCCGCCGGTAGCGCCGGACCTTGGGGATGCCCATCTCAACGCCACCATCTCCGCCGGGCTGGCCCGGGCGGAAGAACGCCTGACCGCTGTTCTCGTGCAGGGGGAGGATTTCCTCACGGATAAGATCAGCCACCTCGCCCGGGCAGGGGGCAAGCGCTTCCGCGTGGTCTTCGCACTCATTGCGGCGCAATTCGGGCCGCGGGCGGAAAGTGCCGAGGTCGTGGATGCCGCTGTGGTGGTGGAGCTCACCCACCTGGCCACCCTCTATCACGACGATGTGATGGACGAGGCGGATCGACGGCGGGGCGCGAAATCCGCTAATGCCCGCTGGAATAATTCGATCGCCATCCTTGCGGGGGATTACCTCTTCGCCGTCGCTTCAGACATGATGGCGGATCTTGGGGTGGAGACGGTCCGCCACTCCGCGCGCACTTTCCGCGAGCTCGTCACCGGGCAGATGCGGGAGACCGTTGGCGCAGCTCCCGGTGTGGATCCGGTGGACCACTACATGGAAGTGATCCAGGAGAAGACGGGTGTGCTCATCGCCTCCGCCGGGTACCTCGGCAGTAAGCACGCCGGAGCTACCGAGGAGGAGTCCCGCGCTCTGCAGCAGTTTGGCCGCTATCTGGGGCAGGTCTTCCAGATTGTGGATGACATCATCGATGTGTGGTCCCCGTCGGAGGAATCGGGGAAGACGCCAGGAACCGATTTACGGGAGGGGGTGTTCACTCTGCCCGTGCTTTACGCCCTGCAGGAGGACAGCCCGGGCGGGGCTCGGTTGCGGGAAATCCTGACGGGCCCCGTGTCCGACGATGCCCTGGTGGCCGAGGCCCTCGAGTTGATTCGGGCGTCCGCCGGCCGGGAGCGGGCGGAACACACCGTGGAGCGATACCGGCAATTGGGGGAGGAGCAACTGGCTAAGCTTCCTGCCGGTCCAGCGGCGGACGGTTTGCGCCATCTCATGGATTTCGCGCTGCGTCGACTGGGCTAA
- a CDS encoding geranylgeranyl reductase family protein, with product MPKSVPSAHPTQPRAPKPRSAEQLTADVLIIGGGPAGSSAACHCAAQGLDTLVVDFADMLEHPRDKTCGDGLTPRAVTALQDMGAGHILAHRPAIEGLKLHGFGGSVTVPWPKQNRFAPQGSAIARTELDTALLAHAVASGARFRGGLRAVAAHTNKLQPSSVTNVRCVDTLVGEHPVDIRARWVLLAEGVRSRIARQLGVYWLRGMVHGVAARSYIRTPRGGEPWIHTDVELRDGQDQVQPGYGWVFPLGGDRANLGCGALATDRYPVQVGTKRLLHTYAEQVQGYWHHSGPTDITSALLPMGGAVTRVAGANWAALGDTAALVNPLNGEGIDYALESGRLVAQAIGEAGPAGRRGAGGSLSRLWPDLLRSEYGHAFSIARRLALLIAVPGLLPSFGPLAMRGPTAAPVMGVAVRFMGNLVTAEDRDVAARVFRAAGRVSGVWDRVAAAESRPLFG from the coding sequence ATGCCCAAGTCAGTCCCGTCCGCACACCCCACCCAGCCGCGCGCCCCAAAACCGAGATCCGCCGAGCAGCTCACCGCCGATGTCCTCATCATCGGTGGGGGACCCGCAGGCTCCTCCGCCGCCTGCCACTGCGCCGCCCAAGGGTTGGACACCCTGGTGGTGGACTTCGCGGACATGCTGGAACACCCCCGGGACAAAACGTGCGGGGACGGGTTAACCCCACGGGCCGTTACGGCGCTGCAGGACATGGGGGCGGGGCACATCCTGGCCCACCGCCCCGCCATCGAGGGGCTCAAGCTGCACGGTTTCGGCGGATCCGTCACAGTCCCCTGGCCGAAACAGAACAGGTTCGCCCCACAGGGCAGCGCCATCGCCCGAACGGAACTCGATACGGCCCTGCTGGCCCACGCTGTGGCTTCCGGGGCTCGGTTCCGCGGCGGCCTGCGCGCCGTGGCTGCCCACACCAATAAGCTCCAGCCATCCTCTGTTACCAACGTTCGATGCGTGGACACGCTGGTCGGGGAGCACCCGGTGGATATCCGGGCTCGTTGGGTCCTGCTCGCCGAGGGGGTACGCAGCCGCATTGCCCGCCAGCTCGGGGTGTACTGGCTGCGAGGCATGGTGCACGGGGTGGCAGCGCGCAGCTACATTCGCACCCCGCGGGGCGGGGAACCGTGGATTCATACGGACGTGGAGCTGCGCGACGGACAAGACCAGGTCCAACCGGGTTACGGTTGGGTCTTCCCGCTGGGGGGCGACCGGGCAAATCTGGGCTGTGGCGCCCTGGCGACTGACCGCTACCCGGTGCAGGTGGGCACGAAGAGGTTGCTGCACACCTACGCGGAGCAGGTGCAGGGTTATTGGCACCATTCGGGGCCCACGGACATCACCAGTGCCCTACTGCCGATGGGTGGGGCGGTCACCCGGGTGGCCGGGGCCAACTGGGCGGCACTTGGGGATACCGCGGCGCTAGTGAACCCGCTGAACGGGGAAGGCATCGACTATGCCCTGGAGAGTGGACGCTTAGTGGCCCAGGCCATTGGGGAGGCCGGTCCCGCCGGGCGACGGGGAGCGGGAGGCAGCCTCAGTCGGCTCTGGCCCGATCTCTTGCGCAGTGAGTACGGCCACGCCTTCAGCATCGCCCGGCGCCTGGCCTTGCTCATCGCGGTGCCTGGCCTGCTGCCCTCCTTTGGCCCTCTGGCCATGCGGGGCCCCACTGCTGCCCCGGTAATGGGCGTGGCGGTGCGGTTCATGGGCAACCTCGTCACGGCAGAAGACCGGGATGTTGCGGCCCGGGTGTTTCGGGCGGCGGGCCGCGTTAGCGGGGTGTGGGACCGGGTGGCAGCAGCCGAGTCCCGGCCGTTGTTCGGGTAG
- a CDS encoding demethylmenaquinone methyltransferase, with translation MSRASLEKKPHDVATMFDAVGKNYDLTNTVLSFGQDRHWRRETRRRLDLKPTDVVLDLAAGTAVSTEELARTGAYCIACDFSYGMLAAGSHRDVPKLCADGTQLPFADNTFDAVTISYGLRNIVDFRAGLREMARVTKRGGKLAIAEFSTPVIPVFSEVYKNYLMRALPAVARVVSSNAEAYEYLAESIRAWPDQQTLAAEIQANGWANVTWRNLTAGIVALHTAVKA, from the coding sequence GTGTCCCGCGCCAGCCTTGAAAAAAAACCCCACGACGTGGCGACGATGTTCGACGCCGTGGGTAAAAACTACGACCTCACCAACACGGTCCTCAGCTTCGGCCAGGACCGCCACTGGCGCAGGGAAACCAGGCGGCGCCTTGACCTCAAGCCCACCGACGTCGTGCTCGACCTCGCCGCTGGGACTGCGGTGTCCACCGAGGAACTCGCCCGCACCGGGGCCTACTGCATCGCCTGCGACTTCTCCTACGGCATGCTCGCCGCCGGATCCCATCGCGACGTGCCCAAACTTTGCGCCGACGGCACCCAACTGCCCTTCGCGGACAACACTTTCGACGCTGTGACCATTAGCTATGGGCTGCGCAACATCGTAGACTTCCGTGCCGGGCTGCGCGAAATGGCCCGCGTTACCAAGCGCGGCGGCAAGCTGGCCATCGCGGAATTCTCCACGCCGGTGATTCCCGTGTTCTCCGAGGTGTACAAGAACTACCTCATGCGCGCCCTGCCCGCGGTCGCGCGGGTGGTTAGCTCTAACGCGGAGGCCTACGAATACCTCGCCGAATCGATCCGCGCGTGGCCAGACCAGCAGACCCTCGCCGCAGAGATCCAGGCCAATGGGTGGGCCAACGTCACCTGGCGCAACCTCACCGCAGGCATCGTGGCGCTGCACACTGCGGTCAAGGCCTAG
- a CDS encoding glycosyltransferase family 4 protein, which yields MRVAIVAESFLPNVNGVVNSVLRVLEHLRRHGHEALVIAPGARYRQEEIFQYAGYRIARVPTVEIPGINSLPIGVPLPRVLMELKQFNPDVVHLASPFVLGGAGALAARALGLPCVAVYQTDVAGFANNYKAKALSTMAWQWTRGLHNSCTLTLAPSSVTIDELEEHNVRNIYHWGRGVDAARFQPSKRDLALRRQWLFAGERQRVRAGLGENPVAQHKRVIVGFVGRLAAEKSVERMAALNGMDNVQIVIIGGGPEHCQLQKLMPTAVFTGELHGEELARGYASLDVFVHTGEFETFCQAIQEAQASGLPTIAPAAGGPIDLIQPGSNGHLLSVRGFTAELPLAVERIIEEGIESYRANALAGIKGKTWPDLCEQLVGYYERAVYQHAAGLGANAKPVNRRAAFASAQAGGRRGGSRRPEEKTVVPTAAPAASATAENPHSQRRPHIEVGAQQQQAAAELAS from the coding sequence ATGCGAGTCGCTATTGTTGCCGAGAGCTTTCTGCCCAACGTCAACGGCGTGGTCAATTCCGTTCTCCGGGTCCTGGAACACCTCCGCCGCCACGGTCACGAAGCCCTGGTCATCGCCCCCGGCGCTCGCTACCGCCAGGAAGAGATTTTCCAGTACGCCGGGTACCGCATCGCCCGCGTGCCCACGGTGGAGATCCCCGGCATTAACTCGTTGCCCATCGGTGTTCCCCTGCCGCGTGTGCTCATGGAGCTCAAGCAGTTCAACCCGGACGTGGTGCACCTCGCCAGCCCCTTCGTGCTCGGCGGTGCCGGAGCTCTCGCCGCCCGCGCCCTCGGCCTGCCCTGCGTGGCGGTCTACCAGACGGACGTGGCCGGGTTTGCCAACAACTACAAGGCCAAGGCTCTGTCCACGATGGCCTGGCAGTGGACACGCGGTCTACACAACAGTTGCACCCTGACGCTCGCCCCCAGCTCCGTGACGATCGACGAGCTGGAGGAGCACAACGTGCGCAACATCTACCACTGGGGTAGAGGGGTAGACGCAGCGCGATTCCAGCCCTCCAAACGGGACCTCGCCCTCCGCCGCCAGTGGCTGTTCGCCGGGGAACGCCAGCGGGTCCGCGCCGGGCTGGGGGAAAACCCCGTCGCGCAGCATAAGCGCGTCATCGTTGGGTTCGTCGGGCGGTTGGCTGCGGAGAAGTCCGTGGAACGCATGGCAGCGCTCAACGGGATGGACAACGTGCAGATCGTCATCATCGGCGGTGGCCCCGAACACTGCCAGCTACAGAAGCTCATGCCCACCGCCGTGTTCACCGGGGAGCTGCACGGGGAGGAGTTGGCCCGCGGCTACGCCAGCCTGGACGTGTTCGTCCACACCGGGGAGTTCGAGACCTTCTGCCAGGCCATTCAGGAGGCTCAGGCCTCCGGGCTGCCGACCATCGCCCCCGCGGCGGGTGGTCCGATCGACCTCATCCAACCCGGCAGCAATGGGCACCTGCTTAGCGTGCGCGGGTTCACCGCAGAACTGCCCCTCGCCGTGGAGCGCATCATCGAGGAGGGCATCGAAAGCTACCGGGCCAACGCGCTCGCCGGCATCAAGGGCAAGACCTGGCCGGACCTATGCGAACAGTTGGTGGGGTACTACGAACGCGCGGTGTACCAGCACGCCGCCGGCCTTGGGGCGAACGCCAAGCCCGTGAACCGGCGGGCCGCCTTCGCCTCGGCGCAGGCTGGTGGCCGGCGCGGTGGCTCCCGGCGTCCAGAAGAAAAGACCGTAGTGCCCACCGCAGCCCCCGCAGCATCCGCCACCGCCGAAAACCCCCATTCCCAACGGCGCCCACACATCGAGGTCGGGGCGCAGCAGCAACAGGCCGCGGCCGAGCTGGCCAGCTAA
- a CDS encoding DUF3592 domain-containing protein produces MDANNPGVARPVSETYVLPLRFRRAAQAIVAFGIFAILVCSGLVISSGIDDARIARDRARAVATVVSADGTRTTVRFRDANGNYYQPDTGLKYPVGLQTGQRVRVEYQASDPKNVKVEGRSWLLAFRPALSSLALALVIAAVLAAVLRWRKKRWVENHGSPPAGT; encoded by the coding sequence ATGGACGCCAACAACCCCGGCGTGGCCCGGCCGGTATCCGAAACCTACGTTCTCCCGCTGCGGTTCCGGAGGGCGGCGCAGGCCATTGTGGCCTTTGGGATCTTCGCCATCCTTGTGTGCAGCGGCTTGGTGATCTCCAGCGGCATCGACGATGCCCGCATCGCCCGGGATCGGGCCCGGGCGGTGGCGACGGTCGTGAGTGCGGACGGGACCCGCACGACGGTGCGTTTCCGCGACGCGAACGGTAATTACTACCAGCCGGACACGGGGCTGAAGTACCCCGTGGGCCTGCAGACCGGGCAGCGGGTGCGCGTGGAGTACCAGGCCTCCGATCCGAAGAACGTCAAGGTGGAGGGGCGTAGCTGGCTGCTGGCCTTTCGCCCGGCGCTCTCCTCGCTGGCGCTCGCACTGGTGATCGCGGCTGTGCTAGCGGCCGTACTACGGTGGCGCAAGAAGCGCTGGGTGGAAAACCATGGGAGCCCACCTGCGGGGACGTGA
- the menD gene encoding 2-succinyl-5-enolpyruvyl-6-hydroxy-3-cyclohexene-1-carboxylic-acid synthase has translation MNTPQETDQTPPSPAMYTAAVVVDELIRCGVREAVVCPGSRSAPLALAFTEAARTYRLRLHVRTDERTGSFLALGLAQYSRRPVPIVMTSGSAVAQCLPAMVEASLSHIPLLVLSANRPWSYLGSGANQTIDQRDIFGAHAVAAEGLDAATAARGENLDAAQRHARAVVDRLLGAATDPARGGGAHLDIPLDDGLVPHSTTEMSMLARRVAEQGNAAQPQRSYRAPAREPYGELQVDISAPTLVVAGAVSQRPWARAVLEALAPLPVLAEPMSPSPEFPVHSGAAHLFTKTVNRGDLDLRPEQIIVVGRPTLHRSVSTLLADPSIRVVVLTDTTTIPDVAHTVREVGSSVCLVGTSPQQWIRACRAISDIGVEAVRESLAEGGEWPDFTGVHAMAAVADSLRDGDACVIGASSTIRDASRAGLPFAGVETFSSRGAAGIDGTVSTAIGVALCHEAGHPDAVRAPRTVAVMGDLTFIHDATGLSIGPLEPAPENLLLVVINDDGGAIFEGLEPGAEDLRAFADGTAAFERVFGTPTGYRIAGACAAAGVAYHRAETLAELEDLLHRHNEGELYDPEQRHPGMVLVEACVDRHGRRALEQAIAARGGKS, from the coding sequence GTGAATACCCCGCAGGAGACCGACCAGACCCCGCCGAGCCCGGCGATGTACACGGCCGCCGTCGTCGTCGACGAGCTCATCCGCTGCGGCGTGCGCGAAGCGGTGGTCTGCCCCGGATCCCGCTCCGCCCCGCTGGCCCTGGCCTTCACCGAAGCCGCCCGCACCTACAGGCTGCGCCTGCACGTCCGCACGGACGAGCGGACTGGATCCTTCCTGGCCCTGGGGCTCGCGCAGTACTCCCGCCGCCCGGTTCCCATCGTCATGACCTCCGGCTCGGCCGTGGCCCAGTGCCTGCCCGCCATGGTGGAGGCCAGCCTCAGCCACATCCCGCTGCTCGTGCTCTCCGCCAACCGGCCCTGGTCCTACCTGGGGTCCGGTGCTAACCAAACCATCGACCAGCGCGACATCTTCGGCGCCCATGCCGTGGCCGCGGAGGGCTTGGATGCCGCCACCGCAGCCCGGGGGGAGAACCTGGATGCCGCCCAGCGCCACGCCCGAGCGGTAGTGGACCGCCTGCTGGGGGCGGCAACGGACCCTGCCCGCGGCGGGGGCGCGCACCTGGACATCCCCCTCGACGACGGGCTGGTCCCGCACAGCACAACGGAAATGAGCATGCTCGCCCGCCGCGTCGCCGAGCAGGGCAATGCCGCACAACCCCAGCGCAGCTACCGAGCCCCCGCCCGGGAACCCTACGGCGAGCTCCAGGTGGACATCTCCGCCCCAACGCTGGTGGTGGCCGGGGCGGTGAGCCAGCGGCCCTGGGCCCGGGCAGTCTTGGAGGCGCTGGCCCCGCTGCCGGTGCTGGCAGAACCCATGAGCCCCAGCCCCGAATTTCCCGTGCACTCCGGGGCGGCCCACTTGTTCACCAAAACGGTCAATAGGGGAGACCTGGACCTTCGGCCGGAACAGATCATCGTGGTGGGGCGGCCCACGTTGCACCGCAGCGTTTCCACACTGCTGGCGGACCCCAGTATTCGGGTGGTCGTTCTGACGGACACCACAACTATCCCCGACGTGGCCCATACCGTTCGAGAAGTCGGTAGCTCCGTTTGCCTGGTGGGCACAAGCCCGCAGCAGTGGATCCGTGCCTGCCGGGCGATCAGCGACATTGGCGTGGAGGCCGTGCGGGAATCCCTGGCAGAGGGCGGGGAGTGGCCCGATTTCACTGGGGTGCATGCCATGGCCGCCGTCGCCGATTCCCTCCGGGATGGGGATGCCTGTGTCATCGGGGCTTCCTCCACCATCCGGGACGCCTCCCGCGCCGGGTTGCCCTTCGCGGGGGTGGAGACCTTTTCCAGCCGGGGGGCGGCGGGAATCGATGGGACCGTCTCCACGGCCATCGGGGTGGCCCTGTGCCACGAAGCCGGTCATCCCGATGCGGTTCGGGCGCCGCGGACGGTGGCGGTGATGGGGGACCTGACATTCATTCACGACGCCACCGGCCTGTCCATCGGGCCCTTGGAACCCGCGCCGGAGAATCTCCTCCTCGTGGTGATCAACGATGATGGGGGCGCGATCTTCGAGGGATTGGAGCCGGGCGCCGAGGACCTGCGGGCATTCGCCGACGGGACGGCGGCCTTCGAGCGGGTGTTCGGCACGCCCACGGGCTATCGGATCGCTGGCGCCTGCGCGGCGGCGGGGGTGGCCTACCACCGGGCGGAGACACTGGCCGAGCTAGAGGACCTGCTTCACCGGCACAATGAGGGGGAGCTGTACGACCCCGAGCAGCGGCACCCGGGGATGGTTCTGGTGGAGGCGTGTGTGGATCGGCACGGTCGGCGAGCCCTGGAGCAGGCCATTGCGGCTCGGGGAGGGAAGAGCTAA